One stretch of Euphorbia lathyris chromosome 7, ddEupLath1.1, whole genome shotgun sequence DNA includes these proteins:
- the LOC136235543 gene encoding pectinesterase 2-like: MITAQGKQEANEDSGFSLVHCSINGDIPVWKDLGRAWMKMLQVVFAYCTMNDTIYSVAWGTFGRAPQNFLFGVYKNTGPGSVFQGRAPFAKQLDDAGAKPLLNLGYIQASKWLLTPKAGRSPMLPDSGRPFFDLSAVQPPTPSSAATYALN; the protein is encoded by the exons ATGATAACAGCACAAGGAAAGCAAGAGGCGAATGAAGATTCAGGTTTTTCATTAGTACATTGCAGCATAAATGGAGATATTCCTGTATGGAAGGACTTGGGGCGAGCTTGGATGAAAATGCTTCAAGTGGTGTTTGCCTATTGTACTATGAATGATACTATTTATTCTGTAGCCTGGGGCACTTTTGGAAGAGCACCACA GAATTTCTTGTTTGGTGTATACAAAAACACAGGACCGGGATCAGTTTTTCAAGGGCGTGCCCCATTTGCTAAGCAATTGGATGATGCAGGAGCCAAACCTTTGCTCAATCTTGGCTACATTCAAGCTTCTAAATGGCTGCTTACACCCAAAGCAGGCCGATCTCCGATGCTTCCAGATTCAGGCCGTCCATTTTTTGACTTGTCTGCTGTCCAACCACCTACTCCAAGTTCTGCTGCTACATATGCACTAAACTAA